Proteins from one Flavobacterium sp. N2038 genomic window:
- the nirK gene encoding copper-containing nitrite reductase, translating to MTRKHTIMSRMSILICSLFMLLLLGSCKKNEAANYADIMTEGEMEAELTAPPHVPKPVGNRTAMKLKLNMEIKEQEGTMTDGVKYTYWTFGGSVPGSFIRTRVGDEVEFHLKNHPDNKLPHNIDLHAVTGPGGGATSSLVAPGHEKVFSFKVINPGLYVYHCATAPVGMHIANGMYGLILVEPEGGLPPVDKEYYVMQGDFYTQGEYGAKGLQAFDMNKAVKETPDYVVFNGKVGALTNGNELTAKVGETVRLYVGNGGPNLVSSFHVIGEIFDSVHIEGGSTINKNVQTTLIPAGGAAIVDFKVETPGTFILVDHSIFRAFNKGALGMLKVEGKENKNIYSGTIQEGIYLPEGGTIQKMPGESVAKVAIPKRTVEEKVKIGKEIFGTTCFACHQSEGQGIPATFPPLAKSDYLNADSKRAIKTILHGLTGEVTVNGKKYNNVMPAQNLSDDEIANVLTYIYSSWGNNKTEITPEMVKALR from the coding sequence ATGACAAGGAAACACACAATTATGAGCAGGATGAGTATTCTTATATGTTCACTTTTTATGCTATTATTATTAGGTAGCTGCAAAAAAAATGAAGCCGCAAATTATGCAGACATCATGACTGAAGGAGAAATGGAGGCAGAACTTACCGCACCTCCACATGTACCTAAACCAGTTGGAAACAGAACAGCCATGAAATTGAAATTAAACATGGAAATCAAAGAACAGGAAGGTACAATGACCGATGGTGTAAAATATACTTATTGGACGTTTGGAGGTTCTGTTCCGGGAAGTTTTATCAGAACCCGTGTGGGTGATGAAGTAGAATTTCATTTAAAAAACCATCCAGATAACAAATTACCACATAACATAGATTTACATGCCGTAACCGGGCCTGGTGGGGGAGCAACCTCATCACTTGTAGCTCCCGGACACGAAAAAGTATTCAGCTTTAAAGTAATTAATCCGGGATTGTACGTATATCACTGTGCTACAGCTCCAGTTGGAATGCACATTGCAAATGGTATGTACGGTTTGATTTTGGTTGAACCAGAAGGCGGACTTCCTCCTGTAGATAAAGAATACTATGTTATGCAGGGAGATTTTTATACTCAGGGTGAATATGGAGCAAAAGGGCTTCAGGCATTTGACATGAACAAAGCTGTAAAAGAAACACCTGATTATGTCGTATTTAATGGTAAAGTTGGAGCTTTAACTAACGGAAATGAATTAACTGCAAAAGTAGGTGAAACGGTTCGTTTATATGTTGGAAACGGCGGACCAAATTTGGTTTCTTCTTTCCACGTTATCGGAGAAATATTTGACAGTGTACATATTGAAGGCGGAAGCACAATTAATAAAAATGTACAAACTACTTTAATTCCTGCCGGTGGAGCTGCCATTGTTGATTTTAAAGTAGAAACACCCGGAACCTTTATCCTTGTTGATCACTCTATTTTCAGAGCATTTAATAAAGGTGCGCTGGGAATGTTGAAAGTAGAAGGAAAAGAAAATAAAAACATTTACTCCGGAACCATCCAGGAAGGTATTTATTTACCTGAAGGAGGAACGATCCAGAAAATGCCTGGAGAATCTGTTGCTAAGGTTGCTATTCCAAAACGTACGGTTGAAGAAAAAGTAAAAATTGGTAAGGAAATTTTCGGAACAACTTGTTTCGCTTGTCACCAATCTGAAGGGCAAGGGATACCGGCTACTTTCCCTCCTCTAGCAAAATCAGACTATCTGAATGCAGATTCAAAACGTGCTATTAAAACTATCCTGCATGGTTTAACCGGAGAGGTCACGGTAAACGGTAAAAAATACAATAACGTAATGCCTGCTCAAAATTTATCTGATGATGAAATTGCTAACGTACTGACTTACATTTACAGCAGTTGGGGAAATAATAAAACCGAAATTACACCAGAAATGGTAAAAGCGCTAAGATAA